Sequence from the Candidatus Rokuibacteriota bacterium genome:
CGGCCATGGCCCGCTCCAAGCGCGAGATCCCGCACTACTACCTCGGCACGACCATCGACATGTTCCGGGCCATGACGTGGCTCGCCGAGGAGAACCTCAAGCGCCCCGTCACCGAGCGCCTGCTCACCGGCGTGCTCCTGATGAAGGCAACTGCCCTCGCCCTCCGCGAGGTGCCCGAGCTCAATGCCGTGTGGCGAGGGGCAGAGGTCGTCCCGAGCCCGGCGATCCACATCGGTGTGGCCATCTCGCTCCGCGGGGGCGGCCTCGTGGCGCCGGCGCTGCATGACGCCGACCGCCGGAGCCTGGGGGACCTCATGACGGGCCTGCGCGATCTGGTCCGCCGCGCGCGGAGCGGGGGGCTCAGGAGCTCCGAGCTCTCGGACCCGACCGTCACGGTCACGAGTCTCGGGGAGCAAGGGGTGGAGACCGTGTTCGGCATCATCTATCCGCCGCAGGTCGCCATCGTGGGCTTCGGCAAGGTGGTGGAGCGGCCGTGGGTGGTGGAGGGGCGGATCGTAGCGCGGCCTGTCCTTGCCGCGACGCTCTCGGCCGACCACAGGGTGAGCGACGGCCATCGCGGGGGCCTCTTCCTCGCGGCCGTGGACCGGTTGCTCCAGGAGCCCGACCGGCTGTGACACGTGAAGAGGTGCGCGCCACCATGCTCCGCGTCCTGGGTGAGATCGCCCCCGAGGCCGACCTCACAGCGCTCAAGCCGGACGTGGCCTTTCGGGATCAACTCGACCTGGACTCGATGGATCTGCTGAACGTCGTGATCGGGCTTCATGCGGCGCTCGGCGTGGAGATTCCGGAGGCCGACTACTCGAGCCTGGTCACGCCCGACGGCTGCGTCGACTACCTGCTCTCCAAGCTTCAGCGCTGAGGCGCCCGGAATTCTTCGATCCTGCTCCGCATCCGCTTGAGCAGCGCATCGTAGGAGGACGTCCGGATGATGTTGTTGAACTGCGTCCGGTAGTTGGCGACGAGGCTCACGCCCTCGGCGCTGACGTCGTAGATGAGCCACCGGTCACCATGGCGGAGCATGCGGTAGGAGACTGGGATTTCCGTGTCCT
This genomic interval carries:
- a CDS encoding ABC transporter substrate-binding protein; its protein translation is DTEIPVSYRMLRHGDRWLIYDVSAEGVSLVANYRTQFNNIIRTSSYDALLKRMRSRIEEFRAPQR
- a CDS encoding 2-oxo acid dehydrogenase subunit E2; the protein is MAWNPIAKSPTDWRVAPNLRDYDRERSTFSWAKARRLLEGLPGGRGLNIAHEAVDRHAAGARRDHLALRWLGRSGEVRDYTYGRLAALTNRFAAVTREDVERAAAARLQAPGRPVEPPDRQARMRQLIGAAMARSKREIPHYYLGTTIDMFRAMTWLAEENLKRPVTERLLTGVLLMKATALALREVPELNAVWRGAEVVPSPAIHIGVAISLRGGGLVAPALHDADRRSLGDLMTGLRDLVRRARSGGLRSSELSDPTVTVTSLGEQGVETVFGIIYPPQVAIVGFGKVVERPWVVEGRIVARPVLAATLSADHRVSDGHRGGLFLAAVDRLLQEPDRL
- a CDS encoding phosphopantetheine-binding protein is translated as MTREEVRATMLRVLGEIAPEADLTALKPDVAFRDQLDLDSMDLLNVVIGLHAALGVEIPEADYSSLVTPDGCVDYLLSKLQR